One stretch of Pontiella desulfatans DNA includes these proteins:
- a CDS encoding integrase core domain-containing protein: MSSYLSIFQVFMMLLQEKFRPRYDARLQLLAYQVKMLRNRIDDSKIYTTPAERAELTRLGEMIEHDISDVMLVVQPETYHRWRRPKGANPKRPGRPRTPYATVNLVKQFASENLTWGYERIYGELKKLGIRIGLTTISDILKREGHHPVPDKDRTVPSSTWNQFISSHMDTLVACDFFTKPIYTFKGKVNAYVLMFIHVGSRRVFMSPATFHPNEQWVLQQARNASIWLDELGITATHLIRDRDTKFSYAFDHLWKAAGTKIVKTPPRTPQANGYAEASIGIVKKQCLNHFICFSLDHLNHINKEWLNYYNNHRPHQGVDIENKILRPDFQPTDKGVIKREQRLGGVISYYYREAA; this comes from the coding sequence ATGAGCAGTTATTTGAGTATTTTTCAGGTTTTCATGATGCTTCTTCAGGAGAAGTTTCGCCCTCGATACGATGCCCGGCTTCAGTTGCTGGCCTATCAGGTCAAAATGCTGCGCAACCGGATTGATGATTCCAAAATTTATACAACGCCGGCAGAACGCGCGGAGCTGACCCGGCTTGGCGAGATGATTGAGCATGACATCTCTGATGTGATGCTGGTCGTCCAACCGGAAACTTACCATCGCTGGCGTAGGCCAAAGGGTGCCAACCCAAAACGGCCGGGGCGCCCGAGAACTCCGTACGCAACCGTAAATCTGGTTAAGCAGTTTGCTTCCGAAAACCTTACATGGGGATACGAACGGATCTATGGTGAACTGAAAAAGCTTGGGATACGAATCGGGCTGACGACCATCAGCGACATTCTGAAAAGGGAGGGGCACCATCCTGTTCCAGACAAGGATAGAACGGTTCCTTCCAGCACGTGGAATCAATTCATCAGCTCCCATATGGATACACTGGTCGCATGTGACTTTTTCACAAAACCGATCTACACCTTCAAAGGAAAAGTTAACGCCTACGTATTGATGTTTATTCATGTTGGCAGTCGCCGGGTCTTTATGAGCCCGGCTACGTTTCATCCCAATGAACAATGGGTACTTCAGCAGGCGAGAAACGCTTCGATATGGCTGGATGAGCTCGGGATCACAGCGACCCATCTCATTCGCGACCGTGATACAAAGTTCTCTTATGCTTTCGATCATCTGTGGAAAGCGGCTGGCACAAAAATCGTAAAGACTCCGCCGCGTACACCCCAAGCGAACGGATACGCGGAAGCCAGCATAGGTATCGTTAAGAAACAATGCCTTAACCACTTCATCTGCTTCAGTCTGGATCATCTAAATCACATTAACAAAGAGTGGCTTAATTACTATAACAACCACCGTCCTCATCAAGGAGTAGATATCGAAAATAAGATTCTTCGTCCTGATTTCCAACCGACCGACAAAGGTGTGATTAAGCGAGAACAACGCCTCGGTGGAGTAATCTCTTATTACTACCGAGAAGCTGCTTAG
- a CDS encoding family 78 glycoside hydrolase catalytic domain: protein MKSAIILFFIITIGAGWASAYAPVIKPGALRCEYRKAPLGIDTPKPRFSWQLDSGKQGTRQSAYQMVVEGVWDSGKVDSSSTSQIRYNGKPLVSCTSYRWKVRVWDQHGKVSPWSETALWTMGIMSPDEWRAKWIRSPGNKGGNNDADLNGAKWIWTVAEGGTIEEPPVGSCLFSRRFQLERYADVLEAELNVAADSHAVVYVNGTQAVKTAHWQTGETVAVKELLVEGENELKIFAFNEADTEKPAGVVCSLKITRSDGTERSIISDKEWSAVIKTVRTHKNHPEKKIERTSIVSEIAPFGQGPWSRQVYFGDTENPRGLPVFRKRFEVNGTPRKAFVNVSGLGQYELFVNGEKVGDHVLSPPWSVYEKTVYYNMFDITGLLKRGENEFKIMLGKGFYNTLGDRIVHHVNTWGELMTILEAHIEYSDGSKQTVVTDRSWDVANGPVVHATTVGGSDYNAAFDQPSEWGRAVETQAAGVLRGVESPAMKAFERLAPVKAVEEPEPGVFVYDFGQNLSAVPCIQIRGRKGQTVRVIPAEQRHSQSGRYNNGTGRVNQAGVGSPNYYEYTLKGDGTERWSPQFTYGGFQYLEVVGAVPEGRLNPDDLPVIEVVESVHVRSSARRVGDFSCSNPLFVKIDKAIDRAVRSNLAHVLTDCPTREKLGWLEVAYLMGPSLSRRYDLSLLYAKVMRDIRETQGESGAIYTTAPRYINLDINHRIGYTIEWGAAGVVLPWQLYRWYGDKRVLRENFQTMKAFVDHIKTCCNDLVPKPGLGDWFDYGHGQSRGASKFTPADLTAMATFYRCSLIIEKSAEILGESDDVQKYRALAKEIRSKFNQTFYTGNGEYRNYGSPQTANAIALVTGLCEPQNERDVLHAILADLEKRNYQQTAGDVGFHYLVEALGRFNCHKTVCTILNRRDLGSYGFMIDRGWSALPESWDAATNESMNHCMLGHIQQWFYMDLIGIKQAEDSVAFKKIIIKPQTETDLEWAEGYYDSINGRIVSKWKNEADRLTMEVTIPANSTATVYVPTHDVKEITVNGAAVADAPYVQVVKMEDGRVLLNVQSGRYEIVATRASFTMVN from the coding sequence ATGAAGTCAGCAATCATCCTGTTCTTCATCATAACCATTGGAGCAGGATGGGCCTCCGCTTATGCACCTGTTATCAAACCGGGAGCCCTGCGTTGTGAATACCGGAAGGCCCCTTTAGGTATCGATACTCCGAAGCCCCGTTTCTCCTGGCAGCTCGATTCCGGCAAGCAGGGGACCCGTCAGAGCGCATATCAGATGGTGGTGGAAGGCGTCTGGGATAGCGGGAAGGTCGACTCTTCGTCAACGTCTCAAATCCGGTATAACGGAAAGCCTCTCGTCTCATGTACGAGTTACCGGTGGAAAGTTCGTGTATGGGATCAGCATGGCAAGGTATCGCCATGGAGTGAAACCGCTTTATGGACGATGGGAATCATGTCGCCTGATGAGTGGCGTGCAAAGTGGATCCGCAGTCCTGGAAATAAAGGCGGGAATAATGACGCCGACCTGAATGGTGCAAAATGGATCTGGACTGTAGCAGAGGGAGGAACTATTGAGGAACCTCCTGTTGGATCATGCCTGTTTTCGCGCCGCTTTCAGTTGGAGCGGTATGCCGATGTTCTGGAGGCTGAACTCAACGTGGCCGCAGATAGCCACGCTGTGGTTTATGTGAACGGGACGCAGGCTGTAAAAACAGCGCATTGGCAAACGGGGGAAACGGTTGCCGTTAAAGAGCTGCTGGTCGAGGGGGAAAATGAGCTGAAGATCTTCGCGTTCAATGAAGCGGATACAGAAAAGCCGGCCGGTGTTGTATGTTCGCTTAAAATCACCCGGTCAGATGGAACTGAGCGGTCGATTATCAGCGATAAAGAATGGTCCGCAGTTATAAAAACGGTCAGGACGCATAAGAATCATCCTGAAAAGAAAATAGAGCGCACATCGATCGTAAGTGAGATTGCTCCGTTTGGACAGGGGCCCTGGAGCAGGCAGGTCTACTTTGGTGATACAGAAAATCCTCGCGGGCTTCCGGTGTTCAGAAAGCGATTTGAGGTTAACGGAACGCCCCGGAAAGCATTCGTCAACGTATCGGGGCTGGGGCAGTACGAATTGTTTGTAAACGGAGAAAAGGTTGGGGATCATGTTCTCTCTCCACCATGGTCTGTGTATGAGAAGACCGTGTATTATAATATGTTCGATATCACCGGCCTTTTGAAGCGTGGTGAAAATGAATTTAAGATTATGCTGGGGAAGGGGTTTTACAACACGCTTGGAGACCGCATTGTCCACCACGTGAATACGTGGGGCGAGCTGATGACGATCCTCGAAGCCCATATTGAATACAGCGATGGCAGCAAACAGACCGTTGTCACTGACCGTTCATGGGACGTCGCAAACGGTCCGGTTGTGCACGCTACAACGGTGGGCGGCAGTGATTACAATGCAGCATTTGATCAGCCTTCGGAGTGGGGCCGCGCAGTTGAAACACAGGCCGCCGGCGTGTTGAGGGGCGTGGAGTCTCCCGCTATGAAGGCCTTTGAGCGGTTGGCCCCTGTCAAGGCGGTTGAGGAACCGGAGCCGGGTGTATTTGTCTATGACTTCGGACAGAACCTTTCAGCGGTGCCTTGTATTCAAATTCGCGGCCGGAAGGGGCAGACTGTCAGGGTTATTCCTGCCGAACAGCGCCATAGCCAGTCCGGCCGTTACAATAACGGTACGGGGCGCGTTAATCAGGCCGGTGTCGGCAGCCCGAACTATTATGAATATACCCTGAAGGGGGATGGGACGGAGCGTTGGAGCCCTCAGTTTACGTACGGAGGTTTCCAGTATCTGGAGGTGGTTGGTGCTGTTCCTGAGGGCCGATTAAATCCGGATGACCTTCCCGTGATCGAAGTGGTCGAGTCCGTTCATGTGCGTTCGTCGGCGAGGCGGGTCGGTGATTTTTCATGCTCAAATCCTCTGTTTGTAAAGATTGATAAGGCCATTGACCGCGCGGTTCGGAGTAACCTGGCACACGTTTTGACCGATTGTCCGACAAGGGAAAAACTGGGGTGGCTTGAAGTGGCATACCTGATGGGGCCGTCCCTCTCACGCCGTTATGATCTTTCCCTTCTGTATGCCAAAGTGATGCGGGATATACGGGAGACCCAGGGGGAGAGCGGAGCAATCTATACGACCGCTCCAAGGTACATCAATCTCGATATAAACCATCGGATCGGGTATACGATAGAGTGGGGTGCAGCCGGTGTTGTTTTGCCGTGGCAGTTATATCGCTGGTATGGAGATAAACGGGTATTACGGGAAAATTTCCAGACCATGAAGGCCTTTGTAGATCATATCAAAACCTGCTGTAATGATCTGGTTCCGAAGCCCGGGCTGGGCGACTGGTTTGACTATGGGCATGGACAGTCACGGGGCGCATCAAAGTTTACCCCTGCAGATTTGACCGCAATGGCTACCTTTTACCGGTGTTCACTGATTATTGAGAAGAGTGCGGAAATATTGGGGGAGAGCGATGATGTTCAAAAATACAGAGCATTGGCCAAGGAGATCCGCAGTAAATTCAATCAGACGTTCTATACCGGGAACGGGGAATACCGAAATTACGGGAGCCCGCAGACTGCGAATGCCATTGCCCTGGTAACCGGTTTGTGTGAGCCGCAAAATGAGCGGGATGTTCTCCATGCGATTTTGGCGGATCTCGAGAAACGCAATTATCAGCAGACCGCCGGGGACGTTGGTTTTCACTATCTCGTAGAGGCTCTTGGACGCTTCAATTGTCATAAGACGGTATGCACAATCCTTAACCGACGCGATCTTGGAAGCTATGGATTTATGATCGACCGGGGATGGTCGGCCTTGCCGGAATCATGGGATGCCGCCACCAATGAGTCTATGAATCACTGTATGCTCGGTCATATCCAGCAATGGTTTTACATGGATTTGATTGGAATCAAGCAGGCTGAAGATTCCGTGGCATTCAAAAAAATCATTATAAAACCTCAAACGGAAACGGATCTAGAGTGGGCGGAAGGGTATTACGATTCGATCAACGGCCGGATTGTCAGCAAATGGAAGAATGAGGCAGACAGGTTGACCATGGAGGTCACGATCCCGGCAAATTCCACCGCAACGGTCTATGTGCCGACCCATGATGTTAAAGAGATCACCGTCAACGGTGCAGCTGTGGCTGATGCACCTTATGTACAAGTTGTTAAAATGGAAGATGGGCGGGTGCTGCTGAACGTTCAGTCCGGCCGTTATGAAATTGTCGCAACAAGGGCATCGTTCACTATGGTTAACTGA
- a CDS encoding alpha-L-rhamnosidase-related protein produces MKKRASMTCALICVAAFNSSALESRDPRVRSFVMPTRVVWTSAESDTSSVSDADSLLSPKYGQVPEGAFKQGGGCRMVNRGEPASVLVDFGRELHGGVALASGPISEKGMKVRVRFGESVAETMAELGERGACNDHAIRDSVIELPALGTHELGNTGFRFARIDLVTEGVLSLDSIRAVSLMRDMPRLGSFRCSDQRLNEVWDTAAHTLHLCCQEYIWDGIKRDRLVWMGDMHPEVMAMMAVFGPQEIVNASLDYMQKTTPADQWMNGLPSYTLWWLRCQHDWYYYTGDLEYLKGHHEYIVDVFDHLDRYIGTNHACTLQKGFLDWPTQANRPAVDAGMHALMLMTYENGVAMAEALGVHPPKTNPQR; encoded by the coding sequence ATGAAGAAGAGAGCTTCAATGACCTGTGCGCTGATCTGCGTTGCGGCTTTTAACAGTTCGGCGCTTGAATCCCGGGATCCGCGGGTACGTTCATTCGTGATGCCCACGCGCGTGGTCTGGACATCCGCGGAGAGCGATACCTCATCGGTGTCCGATGCGGATAGCCTGCTTTCCCCTAAATACGGACAGGTGCCGGAGGGAGCCTTCAAGCAAGGCGGCGGATGCCGGATGGTGAACCGGGGCGAACCGGCATCGGTGCTGGTCGATTTTGGGCGGGAGCTGCATGGCGGTGTTGCTCTGGCATCCGGTCCGATAAGTGAAAAAGGGATGAAAGTGCGAGTACGTTTCGGTGAGTCAGTTGCCGAAACCATGGCCGAGTTGGGGGAACGCGGGGCCTGTAACGACCATGCTATCCGCGACAGCGTAATTGAACTCCCCGCGCTTGGAACGCACGAGCTGGGAAACACCGGGTTCCGTTTTGCCCGGATCGATCTGGTGACCGAGGGCGTGTTGAGTCTGGATTCGATCCGGGCCGTGTCCCTGATGCGTGATATGCCGCGGTTGGGTTCGTTCAGGTGCAGTGATCAGCGGTTGAACGAGGTCTGGGATACCGCGGCGCACACGCTGCACCTCTGCTGCCAGGAGTATATCTGGGACGGCATCAAGCGCGACCGTCTCGTCTGGATGGGGGATATGCACCCTGAGGTGATGGCGATGATGGCTGTTTTCGGCCCGCAGGAGATCGTGAACGCCTCGCTGGACTATATGCAGAAAACAACCCCCGCAGACCAGTGGATGAACGGTCTGCCATCCTATACCCTGTGGTGGCTGCGTTGTCAGCATGACTGGTATTATTATACCGGTGACCTTGAATACCTCAAAGGGCACCATGAATACATCGTGGATGTATTTGACCATCTCGATCGCTATATCGGTACGAACCATGCCTGTACCCTGCAGAAAGGTTTTCTGGATTGGCCGACGCAGGCCAACCGTCCGGCAGTTGATGCCGGGATGCATGCGCTCATGCTGATGACCTATGAGAACGGGGTGGCGATGGCCGAGGCGCTGGGTGTGCACCCCCCGAAAACTAATCCGCAGCGATAG